In Oryza sativa Japonica Group chromosome 3, ASM3414082v1, one DNA window encodes the following:
- the LOC4333617 gene encoding glucan endo-1,3-beta-glucosidase 8, producing the protein MASRSGDRRLAVVAFAAAVLLSAAEGLGVNWGTMASHPLPPRAVVRMLQDNGISKVKLFDADAGTMEALAGSGVEVMVAIPNNLLDLLTDYDAARDWVHENVSRYSFDGGVNIKYVAVGNEPFLSSLNGTFLNVTFPALQNIQRALYDAGHGDTIKATVPLNADVYNSPENMQVPSAGRFRPDIAGLMTEIVQFLNQSGAPFTVNIYPFLSLYGNDNFPLDYAFFDGTTSPVVDTNGIQYTNVFDANFDTLVSALVAAGVGGLPVVVGEVGWPTDGDKHARADLAQRFYAGLLRKLASNAGTPLRPNQYVEVYLFSLVDEDAKSVAPGNFERHWGILRYDGQPKYSMDLAGQGRDTALVAARGVAYLPRAWCVLNPSATPDAMSRVGDNVNYACTYADCTSLGYGSTCNGMDAAGNASYAFNAYFQVQNQVEESCGFQGLAVQTQQDPSTNACNFTIQIEPSAAAGRRPAAVAVTVATAMLISVLAAMVTTP; encoded by the exons ATGGCGAGCCGCTCTGGTGATCGGAGGCTGGCCGTGGTTGCgttcgcggcggcggtgttgctgtcggcggcggaggggctcGGGGTGAACTGGGGCACGATGGCGTCGCACCCGCTGCCGCCGAGGGCGGTGGTGCGGATGCTGCAGGACAATGGGATCAGCAAGGTGAAGCTgttcgacgccgacgccgggaCGATGGAGGCGCtcgccggcagcggcgtcgAGGTGATGGTGGCCATCCCAAACAACCTGCTCGACCTGCTGACGGACTACGACGCGGCCAGGGACTGGGTGCACGAGAACGTCAGCCGTTACAGCTTCGACGGCGGCGTCAATATCAA ATATGTTGCCGTCGGGAACGAGCCATTCCTGTCGTCTTTGAATGGCACGTTCCTGAACGTGACCTTCCCTGCTCTGCAGAACATCCAGCGAGCCCTCTACGACGCCGGCCACGGCGACACCATCAAGGCCACCGTGCCGCTGAACGCCGACGTGTACAACTCGCCGGAGAACATGCAGGTGCCGTCGGCGGGGAGGTTCCGGCCGGACATCGCCGGGCTGATGACGGAGATCGTGCAGTTCCTGAACCAGAGCGGCGCGCCCTTCACCGTCAACATCTACCCCTTCCTGAGCCTGTACGGCAACGACAACTTCCCGCTCGACTACGCCTTCTTCGACGGCACGACCAGCCCCGTCGTCGACACCAACGGCATCCAGTACACCAACGTGTTCGACGCCAACTTCGACACGCTCGTGTCGGcgctggtcgccgccggcgtcgggggcctccccgtcgtcgtcggcgaggtcGGGTGGCCAACCGACGGCGACAAGCACGCCAGGGCGGACCTCGCGCAGCGGTTCTACGCCGGGCTGCTCCGGAAGCTGGCGTCCAACGCCGGGACGCCGCTGCGGCCGAACCAGTACGTGGAGGTGTACCTGTTCAGCCTCGTCGACGAGGACGCCAAGAGCGTGGCGCCGGGCAACTTCGAGCGCCACTGGGGCATCCTCCGGTACGACGGCCAGCCCAAGTACTCCATGGACCTCGCAGGGCAGGGCCGGGACACGGCGCtcgtggcggcgcgcggcgtcgCCTACCTCCCGCGCGCGTGGTGCGTGCTCAACCCGAGCGCCACGCCGGACGCCATGAGCAGGGTCGGCGACAACGTCAACTACGCCTGCACGTACGCCGACTGCACCTCGCTGGGCTACGGCTCGACGTGCAACGGCATGGACGCCGCCGGCAACGCCTCCTACGCCTTCAACGCCTACTTCCAGGTGCAGAACCAGGTGGAGGAGTCGTGCGGTTTCCAGGGCCTCGCCGTGCAGACGCAGCAGGACCCGTCCACGAACGCCTGCAACTTCACCATACAGATCGAGCCGTCTGCGGCCGCCggccgacggccggcggcggtggccgtgacggtggcgacggccaTGCTGATCTCGGTTCTCGCCGCCATGGTCACGACGCCCTGA
- the LOC4333618 gene encoding uncharacterized protein has product MEATGAAVSAFSTASSSSPAAPRHGRLLASPAAWRSARTLPPRAVASSRATVLVSNPPPPPLPPTPAPAAVAPSKVDRSGRFCSPRAARELALMISYAACLEGADVVRLFDRRISARREPGYVFDKACVVNYNHMSFGGGPLEVGTEEEAEKLMSQNEKDSANEAEVLSAPPKLVYNNFVLRLAREILVAVASGWDKHVDIINKITPQNWKDEPVARILELCILHIAMAEMTSKGTPHKIVINEAVDLAKRFCDGGAPRVINGCLRTFVKDHMNIDTSQPAPAESKA; this is encoded by the exons ATGGAAGCGACGGGCGCCGCCGTATCCGCCTTCTCCACCGCGTCCTCGTCGAGTCCCGCGGCGCCTAGACACGGCCGTCTCCTGGCGAGCCCCGCGGCGTGGCGCAGCGCACGGACGCTGCCACCACgggccgtcgcctcctcccgcgCGACGGTCCTCGTCTCGaaccctcctccgccgccgctgccgccgacacCCGCTCCTGCTGCGGTCGCGCCCTCCAAGGTCGACCGGTCCGGGCGGTTCTGTAGCCCCCGCGCCGCTCGCGAGCTCGCGCT GATGATTTCCTACGCGGCTTGCCTTGAGGGCGCCGACGTGGTGCGGCTCTTCGACCGCAGAATCAGCGCGAGAAGAG AACCTGGCTATGTTTTCGATAAGGCGTGCGTGGTGAACTACAACCATATGAGCTTCGGTGGGGGACCTCTGGAGGTCGGGACAGAGGAGGAGGCTGAGAAGCTCATGAGTCAGAACGAGAAGGATTCAGCAAATG AAGCAGAAGTTCTTTCAGCTCCTCCAAAGCTGGTGTACAACAACTTTGTGTTAcg ACTGGCTCGAGAAATTTTAGTGGCTGTTGCCAGTGGATGGGACAAGCATGTTGATATCATCAACAAAATAACTCCCCAGAATTGGAAG GACGAACCTGTTGCAAGGATCCTTGAACTTTGTATTCTTCATATTGCCATGGCAGAGATGACATCAAAAGGAACACCTCACAAAATTGTCATTAACGAG GCTGTGGATTTGGCAAAACGGTTCTGTGATGGTGGTGCTCCTCGGGTAATCAATGGATGCCTTCGGACATTTGTGAAGGATCACATGAACATTGACACCAGTCAGCCAGCTCCAGCTGAGTCAAAAGCGTGA
- the LOC4333619 gene encoding tATA-binding protein 2 — translation MAAEAAAALEGSEPVDLAKHPSGIIPTLQNIVSTVNLDCKLDLKAIALQARNAEYNPKRFAAVIMRIREPKTTALIFASGKMVCTGAKSEQQSKLAARKYARIIQKLGFPAKFKDFKIQNIVGSCDVKFPIRLEGLAYSHGAFSSYEPELFPGLIYRMKQPKIVLLIFVSGKIVLTGAKVRDETYTAFENIYPVLTEFRKVQQ, via the exons atggcggcggaggcggcagcggcgctggAGGGGAGCGAGCCCGTGGACCTGGCCAAGCACCCCTCCGGCATCATCCCCACGCTCCA AAACATCGTATCGACGGTCAATTTGGATTGCAAATTAGACCTCAAAGCTATAGCTTTGCAAGCTCGCAATGCAGAATATAATCCAAAG CGTTTTGCTGCGGTTATCATGAGAATAAGAGAACCAAAAACTACAGCTCTGATATTTGCATCGGGTAAAATG GTCTGTACTGGGGCAAAGAGTGAACAACAATCCAAGCTTGCAGCAAGAAAG TACGCTCGTATTATCCAGAAGCTTGGCTTTCCTGCTAAATTCAAG GATTTCAAGATTCAGAACATTGTTGGCTCTTGTGATGTTAAATTTCCAATCAGGCTGGAGGGACTTGCATATTCTCATGGTGCTTTCTCAAGT TATGAGCCAGAACTCTTTCCTGGTCTGATATATCGGATGAAGCAACCAAAGATTGTTcttctgatttttgtttcaggcaAGATTGTTTTGACCGGAGCAAAG GTGAGGGATGAGACGTATACCGCCTTTGAGAACATATACCCTGTGCTAACGGAGTTCAGAAAAGTCCAGCAGTG A
- the LOC4333619 gene encoding tATA-binding protein 2 isoform X1: protein MYICMLVCAAKRNIVSTVNLDCKLDLKAIALQARNAEYNPKRFAAVIMRIREPKTTALIFASGKMVCTGAKSEQQSKLAARKYARIIQKLGFPAKFKDFKIQNIVGSCDVKFPIRLEGLAYSHGAFSSYEPELFPGLIYRMKQPKIVLLIFVSGKIVLTGAKVRDETYTAFENIYPVLTEFRKVQQ, encoded by the exons ATGTACATTTGCATGCTGGTGTGCGCTGCTAAAAG AAACATCGTATCGACGGTCAATTTGGATTGCAAATTAGACCTCAAAGCTATAGCTTTGCAAGCTCGCAATGCAGAATATAATCCAAAG CGTTTTGCTGCGGTTATCATGAGAATAAGAGAACCAAAAACTACAGCTCTGATATTTGCATCGGGTAAAATG GTCTGTACTGGGGCAAAGAGTGAACAACAATCCAAGCTTGCAGCAAGAAAG TACGCTCGTATTATCCAGAAGCTTGGCTTTCCTGCTAAATTCAAG GATTTCAAGATTCAGAACATTGTTGGCTCTTGTGATGTTAAATTTCCAATCAGGCTGGAGGGACTTGCATATTCTCATGGTGCTTTCTCAAGT TATGAGCCAGAACTCTTTCCTGGTCTGATATATCGGATGAAGCAACCAAAGATTGTTcttctgatttttgtttcaggcaAGATTGTTTTGACCGGAGCAAAG GTGAGGGATGAGACGTATACCGCCTTTGAGAACATATACCCTGTGCTAACGGAGTTCAGAAAAGTCCAGCAGTG A
- the LOC4333620 gene encoding U-box domain-containing protein 24: MAGEGVEMSEEEGAFEAFVCPLTKQVMRDPVTIETGQTFEREAILKWFRECRDNGRRPTCPLTQRELRDTEVSPSVALRSVIHEWRARNEEKDLDRACASLVGGFAGHAGDEEEEESALRALVHVSQICQRSAASKDLVRRRGVLRAVAEMLKSGSRRLRLKSLQVLRVLVEDNDDNKEELGKGDTIRTIIKFLSNEHVQERELAVSLLHELSGHEPTCERIGAVYGAILLLVGMGSSKSESAVAVDKAESTLRNLDRFDANVKQMADNGRLQPLLTRLLRGEPDTRVAMADYLGELALANDDKAAVAEQAGPLLVGMLRTGATPAKEATLKALREISSSEASAKLLLQRAGVLPPLVNDVLFSTGHLPMKLKELAATILANLVASGADFRSIPLDDDEDDDGGGGGRGRRRTLLSEDVVHSQLHLISNTGPAIGCRLLSVLAGLTSSRATVADVVAAVKSSGATISLIQFIEAAHRDIRVESLKLLRNLAPYMGAELADALGGSLSSLLRAISSDGGGVTEEQAAAVGLLGDLPEGDSSLTRQLFDLGAFRALAPKLAELRRGTIRGGNRYVTPLTEGVVKVMYRVTCALEEDAEYVEFAREAGLAPLFVELLHTNGMDTVQLYSAMALEKLSLQSSHLTAIPAPPSPPAGFGCACLGRRPAAAAVPAGVCRVHGGFCSLRETFCLAQADGGKAVERLVACLDHLDGRVVEAALAALSTLVCDGVDAREGVVVLGEADGLRPVVDIMVESRTEALQRRAVWAVERILRVEEIAGEVAADQTVASALVEAYRNGDPRTRQTAERALRHLDRIPNFSAAFQSKRS, from the exons ATGGCGGGCGAGGGCGTGGAGATGTCGGAGGAGGAAGGCGCGTTCGAGGCGTTCGTGTGCCCGCTGACGAAGCAGGTGATGCGCGACCCGGTGACGATCGAGACCGGGCAGACGTTCGAGCGGGAGGCGATCCTCAAGTGGTTCCGCGAGTGCCGGGACaacggccgccgcccgacgtGCCCGCTCACGCAGCGCGAGCTCCGCGACACGGAGGTGTCGCCCAGCGTGGCGCTCCGCAGCGTCATCCACGAGTGGCGGGCGCGCAACGAGGAGAAGGACCTCGACCGCGCCTGCGCCTCCCTCGTCGGCGGCTtcgccggccacgccggcgacgaggaggaggaggagtccgcgctccgtgCCCTGGTGCACGTCTCCCAGATATGCCAGCGGAGCGCCGCCAGCAAggacctcgtccgccgccgcggcgtcctccgcgccgtcgccgagatGCTCAAGAGCGGCAGCCGACGGCTCCGCCTCAAGTCCCTCCAGGTCCTCCGCGTCCTCGTCGAAGACAACGACGATAACAAG GAGGAGTTGGGGAAGGGCGACACGATACGCACCATCATCAAGTTCTTGTCGAACGAGCATGTCCAGGAGCGGGAGCTGGCGGTGTCGCTGCTGCACGAGCTGTCCGGGCACGAGCCGACGTGCGAGCGGATCGGCGCGGTGTACGGCGCCATCCTGCTGCTGGTCGGGATGGGGAGCAGCAAGTCGgagagcgccgtcgccgtcgacaaggCGGAGAGCACGCTCCGCAACCTCGACCGCTTCGACGCCAACGTCAAGCAGATGGCCGACAACGGCAGGCTGCAGCCGCTCCTCACCAGGCTGCTCCGCGGCGAGCCCGACACGCGGGTCGCCATGGCCGACTACCTCGGCGAGCTCGCCCTGGCGAACGACGACAAGGCCGCGGTGGCCGAGCAGGCCGGCCCGCTGCTGGTGGGGATGCTCCGGACCGGCGCCACGCCGGCGAAGGAGGCCACGCTCAAGGCGCTCAGGGAGATCTCATCCAGCGAGGCGAGCGccaagctgctgctgcagcgcgCCGGCGTCCTGCCCCCGCTCGTCAACGATGTCCTCTTCTCCACGGGACACCTACCGATGAAGCTCAAGGAGCTCGCCgccaccatcctcgccaacctcgTCGCCTCAGGcgccgatttccgttccatcccactcgacgacgacgaagacgacgacggcggcggcggcggacgtggGCGCCGCAGGACGCTCCTGTCGGAGGACGTCGTGCATAGCCAGCTCCACCTCATCAGCAACACCGGCCCCGCCATCGGATGCAGACTCCTCAGCGTCCTCGCCGGGTTGACCAGCTCCCGCGCGACGGTGGCCGACGTCGTCGCGGCGGTCAAGAGCTCCGGCGCCACAATCAGCCTCATCCAGTTCATCGAGGCAGCGCACCGGGACATCCGCGTCGAGTCCCTCAAGCTCCTGCGCAACCTCGCCCCCTACATGggcgccgagctcgccgacgccCTGGGCGGAAGCCTGAGCAGCCTCCTCCGGGCCATCtcctccgacggcggcggcgtcacggAGGAGCAGGCGGCTGCCGTGGGGTTGCTCGGCGACCTCCCGGAGGGTGACTCCAGCCTGACCAGGCAGCTGTTCGACCTGGGCGCGTTCAGGGCGCTGGCCCCGAAGCTGGCGGAGCTCCGGCGGGGCACCATCCGCGGCGGGAACCGGTACGTGACGCCGCTGACGGAGGGCGTGGTGAAGGTGATGTACCGGGTGACGTGCGCGCTGGAGGAGGACGCGGAGTACGTGGAGTTCGCGCGGGAGGCCGGCCTGGCGCCGCTGTTCGTCGAGCTGCTCCACACCAACGGCATGGACACGGTGCAGCTCTACTCGGCAATGGCGCTGGAGAAGCTGTCGCTGCAGTCGAGCCACCTGACGGCcatcccggcgccgccgtcgccaccggcgGGGTTCGGGTGCGCGTGCTTGGGGAGGagacccgcggcggcggcggtgcccgcGGGGGTGTGCCGCGTGCACGGCGGGTTCTGCTCGCTGCGGGAGACGTTCTGCCTGGCGCAGGCGGACGGCGGGAAGGCGGTGGAGCGGCTGGTGGCGTGCCTGGACCACCTGGACGGgagggtggtggaggcggcgctggcggcgctgTCGACGCTGGTGTGCGACGGCGTGGACGCGAGGGAAGGGGTGGTGGTGCTGGGGGAAGCCGACGGGCTGCGCCCGGTGGTGGACATCATGGTGGAGAGCCGCACGGAGGCGCTGCAGCGGCGGGCGGTGTGGGCGGTGGAGCGCATCCTGCGGGTGGAGGAGAtcgccggggaggtggccgcCGACCAGACGGTGGCGTCGGCGCTCGTCGAGGCGTACCGCAACGGCGACCCGCGCACCCGGCAGACGGCGGAGCGCGCGCTCCGCCACCTCGACCGGATCCCCAACTTCTCCGCCGCCTTCCAATCCAAACGCTCATAG
- the LOC4333621 gene encoding WRKY transcription factor 28 — protein sequence MASNSQTTTTGAGGGRGQGDDEEPTPTPPPAPPPETAPSTVGGGGDGVQLVMPEDGYEWKKYGQKFIKNIQKNRSYFRCRDQRCGAKKKVEWHPHDPGLNLRVVYDGAHHHGSPSSAAGEGGTSAAAAANQYDLSTQYFGGAGGPRSQ from the exons AggggccggaggagggagaggccaaggcgacgacgaggagccgacgccgacgccgccacctgcgccgccgccggagacagCGCCATCcactgtcggcggcggcggcgacggcgttcagCTAGTGATGCCCGAGGACGGGTACGAGTGGAAGAAGTACGGGCAGAAGTTCATCAAAAACATCCAGAAAAACAG gagcTACTTCCGGTGCCGGGACCAGCGGTGCGGCGCCAAGAAGAAGGTGGAGTGGCACCCGCACGACCCCGGCCTCAACCTCCGCGTCGTCTACGACGGCGCCCACCACCACGGctccccctcgtcggccgccggcgaaggaggcacctccgctgccgccgccgccaaccagTACGACCTCAGCACGCAGTacttcggcggcgccggcgggcccCGCTCGCAGTGA